A single window of Crassostrea angulata isolate pt1a10 chromosome 8, ASM2561291v2, whole genome shotgun sequence DNA harbors:
- the LOC128158142 gene encoding complement C1q-like protein 3, which yields MKSLFLLLSIVSASISEPADLESRLQVLEVTLKKQEIENRELKEEVRSLKTDNRQILIQLALMSGATRGNRHVLTQRLLHQDSPIDGIGFYAYMSKDEPDPRGHHTLIYDVTQTNLGNGYNRNTGVFTAPRDGLYSFTWSTRVQCSLAHTTDLIINERIMGSTYAYCGYNTVTGHVVAIVNQGDVIFVRTHSTSPGQGAIKSNEFGRSAFSGFLIQ from the exons ATGAAAAGCCTGTTTCTTCTTTTATCCATTGTCTCAGCCTCAATATCCGAACCTGCTGACCTTGAATCGAGGCTGCAGGTTCTTGAGGTCACCTTGAAGAAACAGGAAATTGAAAACCGTGAATTAAAAGAAGAGGTGCGCTCATTGAAGACTGACAACCGGCAAATATTGATACAGCTGGCTCTGATGAGCGGAGCTACACGTGGGAACAGGCACGTGCTCACGCAGCGATTGCTTCATCAAG ATTCGCCTATTGATGGGATCGGTTTCTATGCCTACATGTCTAAGGATGAGCCTGACCCCCGGGGTCATCACACCCTGATCTATGACGTAACGCAGACAAACCTTGGGAATGGCTACAATAGAAATACAGGTGTTTTTACTGCTCCTCGGGACGGGCTTTACTCTTTCACGTGGTCTACACGAGTACAATGCTCACTCGCTCACACGACGGACCTCATCATCAATGAGAGGATCATGGGAAGCACGTATGCATATTGTGGCTATAACACCGTGACTGGTCACGTGGTAGCAATAGTCAATCAAGGTGACGTCATATTCGTCCGAACACATTCCACGTCTCCAGGACAAGGCGCTATTAAAAGTAACGAATTCGGTCGATCGGCTTTCTCCGGATTTCTAATACAATAA
- the LOC128158138 gene encoding uncharacterized protein LOC128158138 isoform X1 has protein sequence MNAILNMNLMNFGHITTSLFVLAIVDVNAKSILINNSTVKIIVSENNSSNGIQTSVLMDRLYKDMKIPFQIEKKIQAITDKVSKLENKVESKSSFSTKTKSKGEGFYAYVSNNLANPGGGHTIVYDVVMTNFKNGFNKHTGIFTVSVEGLYSLTWVTRVYCSKSYTTELHVNKSIAGSTFAYCGADTVTGNAVVQLHKGDVVFVRTLAGRGEIRSNKYGRTSFSGFLVN, from the exons atgaatgcaattttg AATATGAATTTAATGAACTTTGGACACATCACTACGTCTCTGTTTGTTCTGGCGATTGTGGACGTCAACGCTAAAAGTATTCTCATTAACAATAGTACCGTTAAAATCATCGTCAGCGAAAACAACTCGTCAAATGGAATACAGACTAGTGTTTTAATGGACCGACTTTACAAAGACATGAAGATTCCATTTCAAATTGAGAAGAAGATTCAAGCTATTACAGATAAGGTTTCTAAATTGGAGAATAAAGTGGAATCCAAATCTTCATTCAGCACAAAAACTAAAAGCAAAG gaGAGGGTTTCTATGCCTACGTATCAAATAACCTAGCAAATCCTGGTGGCGGCCATACCATTGTGTATGACGTGGTAATGACGAATTTCAAAAACGGATTCAATAAACATACGGGTATTTTCACTGTTTCTGTAGAAGGTCTATACTCATTGACATGGGTTACGCGTGTATATTGCAGTAAATCGTACACAACTGAGTTACATGTCAATAAGAGTATTGCCGGTTCTACGTTTGCTTATTGCGGGGCAGATACGGTCACCGGAAATGCCGTTGTTCAGCTGCACAAAGGTGATGTTGTATTCGTGCGCACTCTCGCTGGAAGAGGGGAGATCAGAAGTAATAAGTACGGGCGAACTTCTTTTTCAGGATTTCTTGTCAATTga
- the LOC128158138 gene encoding complement C1q subcomponent subunit A-like isoform X3, whose translation MNLMNFGHITTSLFVLAIVDVNAKSILINNSTVKIIVSENNSSNGIQTSVLMDRLYKDMKIPFQIEKKIQAITDKVSKLENKVESKSSFSTKTKSKGEGFYAYVSNNLANPGGGHTIVYDVVMTNFKNGFNKHTGIFTVSVEGLYSLTWVTRVYCSKSYTTELHVNKSIAGSTFAYCGADTVTGNAVVQLHKGDVVFVRTLAGRGEIRSNKYGRTSFSGFLVN comes from the exons ATGAATTTAATGAACTTTGGACACATCACTACGTCTCTGTTTGTTCTGGCGATTGTGGACGTCAACGCTAAAAGTATTCTCATTAACAATAGTACCGTTAAAATCATCGTCAGCGAAAACAACTCGTCAAATGGAATACAGACTAGTGTTTTAATGGACCGACTTTACAAAGACATGAAGATTCCATTTCAAATTGAGAAGAAGATTCAAGCTATTACAGATAAGGTTTCTAAATTGGAGAATAAAGTGGAATCCAAATCTTCATTCAGCACAAAAACTAAAAGCAAAG gaGAGGGTTTCTATGCCTACGTATCAAATAACCTAGCAAATCCTGGTGGCGGCCATACCATTGTGTATGACGTGGTAATGACGAATTTCAAAAACGGATTCAATAAACATACGGGTATTTTCACTGTTTCTGTAGAAGGTCTATACTCATTGACATGGGTTACGCGTGTATATTGCAGTAAATCGTACACAACTGAGTTACATGTCAATAAGAGTATTGCCGGTTCTACGTTTGCTTATTGCGGGGCAGATACGGTCACCGGAAATGCCGTTGTTCAGCTGCACAAAGGTGATGTTGTATTCGTGCGCACTCTCGCTGGAAGAGGGGAGATCAGAAGTAATAAGTACGGGCGAACTTCTTTTTCAGGATTTCTTGTCAATTga
- the LOC128158138 gene encoding uncharacterized protein LOC128158138 isoform X2 gives MNAILNINSLMVGRISAFVFVLAIVEITAKSIVINNSTVNNIISGDKPLNGTQRSTLMDQLYKETMLRFQIEKKMQILTDKVSKLEEKAKYNINGKEKGFYAYVSRDLNNPGGGHTIVFDVEMTNFKNGYNKHTGVFTVPVDGLYSLTWVTRVECSKSYTSQLHVNKRIVGSTFAYCGYNTVTGNAIVNLRKGDAVFVRTLAGSGQIRSNEFGRTSFSGFLVN, from the exons atgaatgcaattttG AATATCAATTCATTAATGGTTGGACGCATCAGTGCGTTTGTGTTTGTTTTGGCGATTGTTGAAATCACCGCTAAAAGTATTGTCATTAATAACAGTACCGTTAATAACATTATCAGCGGGGACAAGCCGTTAAATGGGACACAGAGAAGTACTTTGATGGACCAACTCTATAAAGAGACCATGCTCCGATTCCagatagagaaaaaaatgcaaattctCACGGATAAGGTATCAAAACTCGAAGAAAAGgcaaaatataacattaacgGTAAAG aAAAAGGCTTCTATGCCTACGTATCACGTGACTTGAACAATCCTGGAGGTGGTCATACAATTGTGTTTGACGTTGAGATGACGAATTTCAAAAACGGATACAACAAACATACCGGTGTTTTTACGGTTCCTGTCGATGGTCTCTATTCATTAACATGGGTGACAAGAGTTGAATGCAGTAAATCGTACACAAGTCAACTTCATGTCAACAAAAGAATCGTGGGCTCTACATTCGCTTATTGTGGATACAATACGGTCACCGGAAATGCTATTGTTAATCTGCGTAAAGGTGATGCTGTTTTTGTGCGTACCCTTGCCGGAAGTGGACAGATCAGAAGTAATGAGTTTGGTCGTACTTCGTTTTCAGGATTTCTTGTCAATTGA